The genomic segment CCACGTCCAGCAGGGCCTGGGGGAGGTGCACCACCGCCTGTCCCCCCGGCTCGCGCAGCGCGGGGTGGTCCGCGAGCGGCACCTCCACCCAACCGTCCTCCGGAGTCCCGGGCTCGGTGGAGGCACCACATGCGCCCTCGGGAACTTCGAGGACCGCGGCGTCCCGCCACTCCCTGCCGCACCCCGCGCCGAGGACGGCGAGGGCACAGGTGCCGCGCCAGAGACTGCCCAGCGCGGCGCGCCGGTCCACCT from the Myxococcaceae bacterium JPH2 genome contains:
- a CDS encoding Rieske 2Fe-2S domain-containing protein, with amino-acid sequence MDRRAALGSLWRGTCALAVLGAGCGREWRDAAVLEVPEGACGASTEPGTPEDGWVEVPLADHPALREPGGQAVVHLPQALLDVVVVRTPPECVSAVWRTCTHGACLVAWDAEAAVLECPCHGSRFGLDGHVLRGPATRPLATFRAVLRGESLFIFRPR